From a region of the Rhodococcus sp. 4CII genome:
- a CDS encoding FCD domain-containing protein gives MRTHEVVLHRIEQDLAAGKLTVGGRLPAERALAEELGVGRSSVREAMRVLEAMGIVRTAVGSGPDAGAIVAADPAASIGAALRLHMATRTLPIRDVVQTRTLLESWAVQEAAERSRDLDFSALDTLLDAMDDEGLSPEAFHRLDADLHVAMAGLAGNVLVEAMMASLRDSIHGYVMDAVPLLDDWPAVARGLRCEHRGIVTALRSGHGTEAARLVREHIEGFYGLIQ, from the coding sequence GTGCGCACACACGAGGTCGTCCTGCACCGCATCGAGCAGGATCTGGCGGCCGGCAAACTCACCGTCGGCGGTCGTCTACCCGCCGAACGGGCGCTCGCGGAGGAACTCGGCGTCGGACGCTCGTCCGTCCGCGAGGCCATGCGCGTGCTCGAGGCGATGGGCATCGTGCGCACGGCGGTCGGATCGGGTCCGGACGCCGGCGCGATCGTGGCCGCCGACCCGGCCGCGTCCATCGGCGCCGCCCTCAGGCTGCACATGGCGACGCGCACGCTGCCGATCCGCGACGTCGTCCAGACCCGCACGCTGCTCGAGTCGTGGGCGGTGCAGGAGGCCGCCGAACGGTCCCGCGACCTCGACTTCTCCGCCCTCGACACGCTCCTCGACGCGATGGATGACGAGGGCCTCTCCCCGGAGGCGTTCCACCGGCTCGATGCCGACCTGCACGTCGCGATGGCCGGTCTCGCGGGCAACGTCCTCGTCGAGGCGATGATGGCCTCGCTCCGCGACTCCATCCACGGCTACGTCATGGACGCCGTTCCTCTGCTCGACGACTGGCCCGCGGTCGCAAGGGGCCTGCGCTGCGAGCACCGCGGCATCGTCACCGCCCTGCGTTCCGGGCACGGCACCGAGGCCGCCCGTCTCGTGCGGGAGCACATCGAGGGCTTCTACGGGCTGATCCAGTAG
- a CDS encoding GntR family transcriptional regulator, with translation MDLTSSNSLRGDAHSRLAAHRGLLERTSRTTRVAGILREEIIDGTFRPGARLSEPDICAALDVSRNTVREAFQILIEDRLVAHELNRGVFVRVPTAEDITELYICRRVVECAGVNGFDPETGDLSRVAEALDLADERHAVEDWTGVGTADIYFHSALASLNNSSRIDELMRSVWNEARLVFHVMDDAHRFHGPYLTRNHEIYDALAVGNTEAAGQLLKTYLEDAEAQILEAY, from the coding sequence GTGGACTTGACCAGCTCGAATTCCCTTCGCGGCGATGCGCATTCCCGCCTGGCCGCTCACCGTGGCCTGCTCGAACGCACCAGCAGGACCACCCGGGTGGCGGGAATTTTGCGTGAAGAGATCATCGACGGAACGTTCCGGCCTGGCGCGAGACTCTCCGAGCCCGACATCTGCGCCGCCCTCGACGTCTCCCGCAACACCGTGCGCGAGGCCTTCCAGATCCTGATCGAAGACCGCCTGGTGGCGCACGAACTCAACCGCGGCGTCTTCGTCCGCGTCCCCACGGCCGAGGACATCACCGAGCTCTACATCTGCCGCCGCGTCGTCGAGTGCGCCGGCGTCAACGGGTTCGATCCCGAGACCGGCGACCTGTCCCGGGTCGCCGAGGCCCTCGATCTCGCCGACGAGCGCCACGCCGTCGAGGACTGGACCGGTGTCGGCACTGCCGACATCTACTTCCACAGCGCCCTCGCGAGCCTCAACAACAGCAGCCGCATCGACGAACTGATGCGCAGCGTGTGGAATGAGGCGCGGCTCGTCTTCCACGTCATGGACGACGCCCACCGATTCCACGGGCCCTACCTCACCCGTAACCACGAAATCTACGACGCCCTGGCGGTCGGCAACACCGAAGCCGCAGGTCAGCTACTCAAGACCTACCTCGAAGACGCCGAGGCGCAGATCCTGGAGGCGTACTGA
- a CDS encoding MFS transporter, protein MTTDTQTEVAQVRPFDWFRTLGPKGKRAFVGAFGGYGLDSYDFQVLPLGLAAIAAYFGLTTGQAGLLTTVTLVVSALGGALAGVLVDKIGRVRTLQVTVATYTVFTVLCGFAQNFETLLVFRAFQGLGFGGEWAAGAILVAEYARAEYRGRAVAFVQSAWAVGWALAVIVYTIVFQLFDPDVAWRVLFFTGVLPAFLIIWVRRNLKDPEVVTERRESAGKETGSFAAIFRGRLIRTTVFASLLATGVQGGYYTLASWLPTFLKNSRGLDVVGTGGYLAILISGAFLGYVSGGILTDKLGRKRTMQLFAFLSAIFMVGYTQVPEGANTLILILGFPLGFCTSAIFSGFGSFLSELYPTHARGTGQGFTYNFGRAVGAVFPAVVGFLAATQLGIGGAMIFGALGYAIAVIALFFLPETRGIQLD, encoded by the coding sequence ATGACCACAGATACACAGACCGAGGTCGCGCAGGTGCGCCCCTTCGACTGGTTCCGCACCCTCGGGCCGAAGGGAAAAAGAGCCTTCGTCGGGGCGTTCGGCGGATACGGGCTCGACTCCTACGACTTCCAGGTCCTCCCGCTGGGCCTCGCGGCGATCGCCGCCTACTTCGGCCTCACCACCGGTCAGGCGGGCCTGCTGACGACGGTGACGCTGGTGGTGTCCGCGCTCGGCGGAGCCCTCGCCGGAGTCCTCGTCGACAAGATCGGCCGGGTCCGGACCCTGCAGGTCACCGTCGCGACATACACGGTCTTCACGGTGCTGTGCGGTTTCGCGCAGAACTTCGAGACCCTGCTCGTCTTCCGCGCCTTCCAGGGCCTCGGCTTCGGTGGTGAGTGGGCGGCGGGCGCGATCCTCGTGGCCGAGTACGCCCGCGCCGAGTACCGCGGCCGGGCCGTCGCCTTCGTGCAGAGTGCGTGGGCCGTCGGCTGGGCGCTGGCCGTCATCGTCTACACCATCGTCTTCCAGCTGTTCGACCCCGACGTCGCGTGGCGCGTGCTGTTCTTCACCGGTGTGCTGCCCGCCTTCCTCATCATCTGGGTCCGCCGGAATCTGAAGGACCCCGAGGTCGTCACGGAACGTCGTGAGTCCGCGGGCAAGGAGACCGGTTCGTTCGCCGCCATCTTCCGCGGCCGGCTGATTCGCACCACCGTGTTCGCGTCGCTGCTGGCCACCGGCGTGCAGGGCGGCTACTACACGCTGGCGTCCTGGCTGCCGACGTTCCTCAAGAACTCGCGCGGACTCGACGTCGTCGGCACCGGCGGCTACCTGGCGATCCTCATCTCCGGCGCGTTCCTCGGCTACGTCAGCGGCGGCATCCTCACCGACAAGCTGGGCCGCAAGCGGACCATGCAGCTGTTCGCGTTCCTGTCGGCGATCTTCATGGTCGGCTACACCCAGGTGCCCGAGGGCGCGAACACGCTGATCCTGATCCTGGGCTTCCCCCTCGGCTTCTGCACGTCGGCGATCTTCAGTGGCTTCGGATCGTTCCTGTCCGAGCTGTACCCGACGCACGCCCGCGGCACCGGCCAGGGCTTCACGTACAACTTCGGTCGCGCGGTCGGCGCCGTGTTCCCCGCGGTCGTGGGTTTCCTGGCCGCCACCCAGCTGGGGATCGGTGGCGCGATGATCTTCGGTGCCCTCGGCTACGCCATCGCCGTCATCGCCCTGTTCTTCCTCCCCGAGACCCGCGGGATCCAACTTGACTGA
- a CDS encoding putative hydro-lyase, whose translation MTDSPTDLRTAFRSGRITPTAGLAPGFAQTNLIAVPEDWAYDLLLFTQRNPKPCPVLDVGDVGSRETMLAPGADITTDLPLYRVWKDGELAEETADVSALWRDDLVAFHIGCSFTFEHPVAAAGVPLRHVEQGSNVPMFVTNRECRTAGRMSGPMVVSMRPVPEHQVALAASISARMPAVHGGPVHIGDPAELGIADVTAPDFGDPVTFEPGDVPMFWACGVTPQAAVMASRLPFAITHAPGHMLITDTPDSEYVLEVPDAH comes from the coding sequence TTGACTGACTCACCGACCGACCTCCGCACCGCGTTCCGCTCGGGACGCATCACCCCGACCGCCGGTCTGGCACCCGGATTCGCCCAGACGAATCTCATCGCCGTCCCGGAGGACTGGGCCTACGATCTCCTGCTGTTCACGCAGCGGAACCCCAAGCCGTGCCCCGTCCTCGACGTCGGCGACGTCGGTTCCCGGGAGACGATGCTCGCCCCCGGCGCCGACATCACCACCGACCTGCCGCTGTACCGCGTGTGGAAGGACGGCGAACTGGCCGAGGAGACCGCGGACGTGTCGGCGCTCTGGCGGGACGACCTGGTCGCCTTCCACATCGGGTGCAGTTTCACGTTCGAGCACCCGGTGGCCGCCGCCGGCGTGCCGCTCCGGCATGTCGAGCAGGGCAGCAACGTCCCGATGTTCGTGACCAACCGCGAATGCCGGACCGCCGGCCGGATGAGCGGACCGATGGTCGTGTCGATGCGCCCCGTTCCCGAACATCAGGTCGCGCTCGCGGCGTCGATCTCGGCACGGATGCCCGCCGTCCACGGTGGACCCGTGCACATCGGCGACCCCGCGGAACTCGGCATCGCCGATGTCACGGCCCCCGACTTCGGCGATCCGGTGACGTTCGAGCCGGGCGACGTGCCGATGTTCTGGGCGTGCGGGGTCACGCCACAGGCGGCGGTGATGGCGTCGCGGTTGCCGTTCGCGATCACCCATGCGCCCGGGCACATGCTGATCACGGACACCCCGGACAGCGAGTACGTCCTGGAGGTCCCCGATGCGCATTGA
- a CDS encoding LamB/YcsF family protein, producing MRIDLNCDLGEGFGQWRLADDEALLDIVTSANIACGFHAGDPMIIRRACENAAARGVAIGAHVGFRDLAGFGRRELGVAPADLRDETLYQIGALAGFASAAGSSVTYVKPHGALYNSAALDYERADAVASAIDEFTEPLALMGPPGSQLQRAAEAHGIEFVAEGFADRRYTAAGTLTPRSRHGAVIDDPDVAAAQAVRMVSTGTVESIDGDDVTVSVRSICVHGDSPGSVHTARRVRHALQSADVTLGSFT from the coding sequence ATGCGCATTGACCTGAACTGCGACCTCGGTGAGGGCTTCGGGCAGTGGCGGCTCGCCGACGACGAGGCACTCCTCGACATCGTCACCAGCGCCAACATCGCCTGCGGATTTCACGCGGGAGATCCGATGATCATCCGCCGGGCCTGCGAGAACGCCGCCGCACGCGGAGTCGCGATCGGTGCGCACGTGGGGTTCCGGGACCTGGCCGGGTTCGGACGACGCGAACTCGGGGTGGCGCCCGCGGATCTGCGCGACGAGACGCTGTACCAGATCGGCGCGCTCGCCGGATTCGCCAGCGCCGCCGGATCCTCGGTGACCTACGTCAAACCGCATGGCGCGCTCTACAATTCCGCGGCCCTCGACTACGAGCGGGCCGACGCGGTCGCGTCGGCCATCGACGAGTTCACCGAACCGCTCGCACTCATGGGCCCACCCGGCTCGCAGCTGCAACGCGCCGCGGAGGCCCACGGCATCGAGTTCGTGGCCGAAGGGTTCGCCGACCGCCGTTACACCGCCGCGGGCACCCTGACCCCGCGTTCGAGGCACGGCGCCGTCATCGACGATCCCGACGTCGCCGCCGCCCAGGCCGTACGGATGGTGTCGACCGGAACGGTGGAGTCGATCGACGGCGACGACGTCACAGTCTCGGTGCGCAGCATCTGCGTCCACGGCGACTCGCCCGGGTCCGTGCACACCGCGCGCCGGGTCCGTCACGCCCTGCAGAGTGCCGACGTCACGCTCGGATCCTTCACATGA
- a CDS encoding allophanate hydrolase subunit 1, whose protein sequence is MTTATRILPAGTRALLVELESEPQVVSLTERLRRTPVPGVEDVLPAARTVLVTTAPRTDLDEVRRALQTMTVDLDDAAHTGASDTEPVTIPVRYDGADLGDVADHLRLSREDVIAAHTSAVWRCVFIGFAPGFGYLSCGDDRLTVPRRAQSRTVVPAGSVALAGGYGAVYPRSSPGGWQIIGTTDSPMWNLDAQPPALLQPGRRVRFVDEATL, encoded by the coding sequence ATGACCACCGCCACCCGGATTCTCCCGGCGGGCACCCGCGCCCTGCTCGTCGAACTGGAGTCGGAACCCCAGGTCGTGTCGCTGACCGAACGTCTCCGCCGCACCCCGGTGCCCGGGGTGGAGGACGTCCTTCCCGCGGCGCGCACCGTGCTCGTCACCACCGCGCCGCGGACCGACCTCGACGAGGTGCGCCGCGCGCTGCAAACGATGACCGTCGATCTCGACGACGCCGCCCACACCGGCGCGTCCGACACCGAACCGGTCACGATCCCCGTCCGCTACGACGGCGCCGATCTCGGCGACGTCGCCGACCATCTGCGGCTGAGTCGCGAGGACGTCATCGCCGCCCACACGTCCGCCGTCTGGCGCTGTGTGTTCATCGGATTCGCACCGGGTTTCGGGTATCTGAGTTGCGGAGACGACCGGCTCACGGTGCCCCGCCGCGCCCAGTCCCGCACCGTGGTGCCCGCCGGTTCGGTGGCCCTCGCCGGCGGGTACGGCGCGGTGTATCCCCGGTCGTCGCCCGGCGGATGGCAGATCATCGGAACCACGGACTCCCCGATGTGGAACCTCGACGCGCAACCCCCGGCGCTGCTGCAACCGGGACGTCGCGTCCGATTCGTCGACGAGGCAACACTGTGA
- a CDS encoding biotin-dependent carboxyltransferase family protein, whose protein sequence is MSELEVLETGPLSLIQDLGRPGYLSSGVGVSGAADRGSAKLANRLVGNDENSACIEVLMGGLALRARAVTTVAVTGAPVTALLDGIPMGHASVIVMQPGETLRLQYAPVGLRCYVGIRGGVAVPEVLGSRSSDTLSGIGPEALKPNDVLPVGTAAKNFPNVDVAPVPPMDAGTMSVRVIGGPRDDWFTNPDALTTGAWAVSPDTDRIGARLNRHGDAPALVRTSEAELPTEGVALGSIQVPPSGQPVVFLPDHPISGGYPVIGVVADEDIDRIAQARPGQLIRFITA, encoded by the coding sequence GTGAGTGAACTCGAAGTACTCGAAACGGGACCGCTCAGCCTGATCCAGGATCTCGGCCGCCCCGGTTACCTGAGTTCGGGAGTGGGCGTGTCCGGCGCCGCCGACCGCGGTTCCGCGAAGCTGGCGAATCGTCTCGTCGGCAACGACGAGAACAGCGCCTGCATCGAGGTGCTGATGGGCGGGCTCGCCCTGCGCGCACGTGCGGTGACGACCGTCGCCGTCACGGGTGCACCCGTGACGGCGCTGCTCGACGGAATCCCGATGGGCCATGCGAGCGTCATCGTGATGCAGCCGGGGGAGACGCTGCGGTTGCAGTACGCGCCGGTCGGTCTGCGCTGCTACGTGGGTATCCGCGGCGGTGTCGCGGTGCCGGAGGTACTCGGCTCCCGCAGCAGCGACACGCTGTCGGGAATCGGCCCGGAAGCATTGAAACCCAACGACGTTCTGCCCGTCGGCACCGCGGCGAAGAACTTCCCGAACGTCGACGTCGCACCCGTCCCCCCGATGGACGCGGGAACGATGTCGGTGCGCGTCATCGGCGGCCCCCGCGACGACTGGTTCACCAACCCGGACGCGCTGACCACGGGCGCGTGGGCCGTCTCACCGGATACCGACCGCATCGGCGCCCGCCTCAACCGGCACGGCGACGCGCCCGCGCTGGTGCGGACGTCCGAGGCCGAACTCCCCACCGAGGGTGTCGCACTCGGTTCCATCCAGGTTCCGCCGAGTGGGCAGCCCGTCGTGTTCCTCCCGGACCACCCCATCTCCGGCGGGTACCCCGTCATCGGGGTGGTCGCGGACGAGGACATCGACAGGATCGCCCAGGCCCGCCCCGGTCAACTGATTCGCTTCATCACTGCCTGA
- a CDS encoding NAD-glutamate dehydrogenase domain-containing protein, with translation MNSLGTELDIPWSHELWRSTLLTEPHRQDAAVARHYASALPISYATETDPAQAIRDIVEVERLDVDSVALTFTTTAASAPYENLKIYAVGKPAPLNEVLPILSSLGVNALDERPAALTRPDGHRAWIYDLTVDLVAVTDGHGVTRDSRIADAFRAAWTGETEVDGFNALVLHAGLGWRQVTVLRAYAAYLRQAGLPYSRSNVERVLLGNTAITQLLVELHALRLDPGIDRDAAAEDALEGRIGDAIDAVAGIDADRILRALLSLIRATTRTTYYSGDRRSERALAFKFDSSSIDELPLPRPKYEAYVYSPRMEGVHLRFDDVARGGIRWSDRRDDFRTEILGLVKAQAVKNAVIVPAGAKGGFVVKNPPVPTGDAVADREAMLAAGISCYREFISSLLDMTDNLDIATRQVQAPKGIVRRDGDDTYLVVAADKGTAAFSDIANAIALDRNYWLGDGFASGGSVGYDHKAMGITARGAWESVLQHFREMGVDTRTDDFTVVGIGDMSGDVFGNGMLLSPHIRLIAAFDHRHIFIDPDPDPQRSWDERARLFALGRSSWKDYDGAVLSEGAMIVDRSAKSVRLTPQARRALGIETDRALTTVELVRAVLGAPADLLWNGGVGTYVKATTESHADVGDKSNDAVRLDAPALRVRVVGEGGNLGLTQLGRIEYARNGGRVNTDALDNSAGVDCSDHEVNIKIALAGATADNTLAAQDRRELLSDMTDDVSRLVLADNRSQNEMMSLNRAQAGTLVSFHSRMVDDLERRGHVDRAIDVLPTSAQFGALEREQKGLTSPELAQLTAQVKRFIKSEVSGTTLPDNRVYAGRLHSYFPPRLGREYAHTVAVHPLRREIVTTSVVNDMVDRAGMTFAFRLREETGADSAEAVNAFTAVTEIFDLGATFDRIRAAADTTPASGTNALTVQTQRLIDRASRWLTTHRPQPLPLEATIARYRPVVRELGPRVREWLQGDEITAVEGRTEALTSRGAERGIAADVADLLHTYCLLDIVDIAEISQHSAEDVAELYFALSAHLHINTALTAVTALPRLDRWHALARLALRDDLYSSLRAITLDALSVSEPGDSASDKVDQWEQHNAARLARARALLTEIESEVATEPTLALISVAARRIRAMTR, from the coding sequence ATGAACAGTCTCGGTACGGAACTCGACATACCCTGGTCCCACGAGCTGTGGCGCAGCACGCTGCTCACGGAACCGCATCGCCAGGACGCCGCGGTCGCGCGCCACTACGCCTCCGCGCTGCCGATCAGCTACGCCACCGAAACCGATCCGGCACAAGCGATCCGCGACATCGTCGAAGTGGAACGCCTCGACGTCGACAGTGTGGCGCTGACATTCACCACCACCGCGGCGTCCGCCCCGTACGAGAACCTCAAGATCTACGCCGTCGGAAAACCCGCACCGCTCAACGAGGTTCTGCCGATCCTGTCCAGCCTGGGCGTCAACGCCCTCGACGAACGCCCCGCTGCGCTGACCCGGCCGGACGGGCACCGTGCCTGGATCTACGACCTCACCGTCGATCTGGTCGCCGTCACGGATGGCCACGGGGTGACCCGGGACAGCCGGATCGCGGACGCGTTCCGCGCGGCGTGGACGGGGGAGACCGAGGTCGACGGGTTCAACGCCCTCGTCCTGCACGCCGGCCTCGGGTGGCGTCAGGTGACCGTCCTCCGTGCGTACGCCGCGTACCTGCGTCAGGCCGGACTTCCGTACAGCCGCAGCAACGTCGAACGAGTTCTCCTCGGCAACACCGCGATCACGCAACTCCTCGTCGAGTTGCACGCGCTCCGCCTCGACCCGGGAATCGACCGCGACGCCGCCGCGGAGGACGCCCTCGAGGGCCGCATCGGGGACGCGATCGACGCGGTCGCCGGGATCGACGCCGACCGGATCCTGCGGGCGCTGCTCTCCCTGATCCGTGCCACCACCCGCACCACCTACTACTCCGGAGACCGCCGGAGCGAACGCGCTCTCGCGTTCAAATTCGACTCCTCGTCGATCGACGAATTGCCGTTGCCGAGGCCCAAATACGAGGCATACGTGTACTCGCCCCGCATGGAGGGTGTGCACCTGCGATTCGACGACGTCGCCCGTGGCGGCATCCGGTGGTCCGACCGCCGCGACGACTTCCGCACCGAGATCCTCGGCCTCGTCAAAGCGCAGGCGGTCAAGAACGCCGTCATCGTGCCGGCGGGAGCGAAGGGCGGCTTCGTCGTCAAGAACCCGCCCGTGCCGACCGGTGACGCCGTCGCCGACCGGGAGGCGATGCTGGCGGCGGGCATCTCCTGCTACCGCGAGTTCATCTCGAGCCTCCTCGACATGACGGACAACCTCGACATCGCCACCCGGCAGGTGCAGGCGCCGAAGGGCATCGTCCGGCGCGACGGCGACGACACCTACCTCGTGGTCGCCGCAGACAAGGGGACGGCCGCTTTCTCGGACATCGCCAACGCCATCGCGCTCGACCGGAATTATTGGCTCGGCGACGGATTCGCGTCCGGCGGGTCCGTCGGCTACGACCACAAGGCGATGGGGATCACCGCCCGCGGGGCGTGGGAGAGCGTGCTTCAGCACTTCCGGGAGATGGGCGTCGACACCCGCACCGACGACTTCACTGTGGTCGGCATCGGCGACATGAGCGGCGACGTCTTCGGAAACGGGATGCTGCTCAGCCCGCACATCCGGCTGATCGCGGCGTTCGACCATCGCCACATCTTCATCGACCCCGACCCCGACCCGCAGAGGTCGTGGGACGAGCGGGCGCGCCTCTTCGCGCTCGGCCGGTCCAGCTGGAAGGACTACGACGGCGCGGTCCTGAGTGAGGGCGCCATGATCGTCGACCGGTCGGCGAAGTCGGTGCGCCTCACCCCGCAGGCCCGGCGCGCGCTGGGCATCGAAACCGATCGGGCGCTCACCACCGTCGAACTCGTCCGCGCCGTCCTCGGTGCGCCCGCGGACCTGCTGTGGAACGGCGGGGTCGGCACCTACGTCAAGGCGACGACGGAAAGCCACGCGGACGTCGGTGACAAGTCGAACGACGCGGTCCGGCTCGATGCACCCGCGCTGCGCGTCCGGGTGGTCGGGGAGGGCGGCAACCTCGGACTGACCCAGCTCGGCCGGATCGAATACGCGCGCAACGGCGGTCGCGTCAACACCGACGCGCTCGACAACTCGGCCGGCGTCGACTGCTCCGACCACGAGGTCAACATCAAGATCGCCCTCGCCGGTGCCACCGCCGACAACACCCTCGCCGCGCAGGATCGTCGAGAACTGCTGTCCGACATGACCGACGACGTGAGCAGGCTCGTCCTCGCCGACAACCGCAGCCAGAACGAGATGATGAGCCTCAACCGGGCGCAGGCGGGCACGCTCGTCAGCTTTCACTCCCGTATGGTCGACGACCTGGAACGGCGCGGACACGTGGACCGCGCCATCGACGTGCTTCCGACGTCCGCGCAATTCGGTGCGCTCGAACGCGAACAGAAGGGACTGACGAGCCCCGAGCTGGCGCAGCTCACCGCGCAGGTCAAGCGGTTCATCAAGAGCGAGGTGTCGGGCACGACGCTGCCCGATAACCGGGTCTACGCCGGCCGGCTCCACAGCTACTTCCCGCCGCGGCTCGGCCGCGAGTACGCGCACACGGTCGCCGTGCACCCGCTGCGCCGGGAGATCGTCACCACGTCGGTGGTCAACGACATGGTGGACCGTGCTGGGATGACGTTCGCCTTCCGTCTGCGCGAGGAGACGGGCGCCGACTCCGCGGAGGCGGTGAACGCCTTCACGGCGGTCACCGAGATCTTCGACCTCGGAGCGACTTTCGACAGGATCCGGGCGGCCGCCGACACGACCCCGGCCTCGGGGACGAACGCGCTGACGGTACAGACCCAGCGGCTGATCGATCGGGCGTCGCGGTGGCTGACCACGCACCGCCCGCAACCGCTGCCCCTCGAGGCCACGATCGCCCGCTACCGGCCGGTGGTCCGCGAACTCGGCCCGCGCGTGCGGGAATGGTTGCAGGGCGACGAGATCACCGCGGTCGAGGGCCGCACCGAGGCCCTGACGTCGCGCGGTGCGGAGCGCGGGATCGCCGCCGACGTGGCGGATCTCCTGCACACGTACTGCCTCCTCGACATCGTGGACATCGCGGAGATCTCCCAGCACAGCGCCGAGGACGTCGCCGAACTGTACTTCGCGTTGTCGGCGCACCTGCACATCAACACCGCACTCACGGCGGTCACGGCCCTGCCCCGGCTGGACCGGTGGCACGCCCTCGCGCGACTCGCTCTGCGGGACGACCTCTACAGCTCACTGCGCGCGATCACCCTCGACGCGCTGTCCGTCAGCGAGCCCGGTGACTCCGCGTCCGACAAGGTCGACCAGTGGGAGCAGCACAACGCCGCGCGCCTCGCCCGCGCACGGGCACTGCTCACCGAAATCGAATCGGAGGTGGCCACCGAACCCACGCTGGCGCTGATCTCCGTCGCGGCCAGGCGGATCCGGGCGATGACCCGGTAG
- a CDS encoding amino acid ABC transporter ATP-binding protein, whose translation MAVSLTGTNLHLAFGTNQVLRGVDLHVDAGNTVTVIGPSGSGKSTLLRVLNRLHEPDQGDVLLDGKSVLKDNPDKLRQRIGMVFQHFNLFPHKTVVDNIALGPRKLKGMSKDEARSVALEQLELVGLANKADSRPGNLSGGQQQRVAIARALAMKPEVMFFDEATSALDPELVKGVLALMADLAKGGMTMVVVTHEMGFAREVSDTVLFMDHGAVVETGKPDQLFDKPETERLQQFLSQVL comes from the coding sequence ATGGCCGTCTCTCTCACTGGAACCAACCTGCACCTCGCGTTCGGCACCAATCAGGTGCTGCGCGGCGTCGACCTCCACGTCGATGCCGGGAACACCGTCACCGTCATCGGACCGTCGGGCTCCGGCAAGTCCACCCTGCTGCGCGTCCTCAACCGGCTGCACGAACCCGACCAGGGCGACGTCCTCCTCGACGGCAAGTCCGTGCTGAAGGACAACCCCGACAAGCTGCGGCAGCGCATCGGCATGGTGTTCCAGCACTTCAACCTGTTCCCGCACAAGACCGTCGTCGACAACATCGCCCTCGGCCCCCGCAAGCTCAAGGGCATGTCGAAGGACGAGGCGCGGTCGGTGGCGCTCGAGCAACTCGAACTCGTCGGGCTCGCCAACAAGGCCGACTCGCGTCCCGGCAACCTGTCGGGCGGGCAGCAGCAGCGGGTCGCGATCGCCCGCGCGCTGGCGATGAAGCCCGAGGTGATGTTCTTCGACGAGGCCACGTCCGCACTCGACCCCGAACTGGTGAAGGGGGTCCTCGCCCTGATGGCCGACCTCGCCAAGGGCGGCATGACGATGGTCGTCGTCACGCACGAGATGGGCTTCGCCCGCGAAGTGTCCGACACCGTGCTGTTCATGGACCACGGTGCCGTCGTCGAGACCGGCAAACCCGACCAGCTGTTCGACAAGCCCGAAACCGAACGGCTGCAGCAGTTCCTGTCGCAGGTCTTGTAG